The genome window agggcccgggttcgatcccggggagaacccaggattgtatttctggatgaaccggcgtggctttcaaggaactaaaattcctggctcttcacaatacgtacattaacgtatgaaatactcgagggtctgggAAGggtgagactaaaagccgtggtcccttgtacctgagtgtctatgccagggcaagtaaaagatcctacataggtggacagtagcctatagtggactccatacctccggcaaaaatccaatagggttacgacgccggtaatgatatgataaaaCAATCTTGGACCAACTGTGAAATTGGAAAACAGAGAAGTAAAACCAACAATCACCCAGttcttgtttaaaaaaagaggaaaacaagaaattttattttgatggtaAAAACAACTAAAATTTCGCTGTGAAACCATTGCAGAGTGGTAAACAACTTTCTATAAAATCGTTACTTTTACATGCAGGCCCAGGCGGCACAATGGGAAAAATTATCCAGCCAACCTCTCCACAGAACCATCTTGATTGTGTTGCTTTTTGACCTAGAGGCTTTCGGGATTAGTTGGGCCctttttgaccccccccccctaagtACCTTCTCCAATGACACTACAAAATGGTCCTGCCACCCGTTGAACCCACAGTCAGCCGGTTTGTTTATTGCCCAACAAAACGGTTCAAACATCTTTGAAAACGGTTTTCGTCTAAATAAAAAGTAACCAACACTAAATGTAAGAAATCTACTACAAGAATACATGAAGAAGTTCAGAAAAACATATCTACATTTGGCACAAAAAAGTGCTTTAGATGCGTGGTTCAGCGAAAGTTTTGTCATATTTCGCTGATTAGGTTAActtttaattgaaatattttattctaGAGCACTTAAGTAGACTTTCTTTTTTCATATTGTGGTAGTGGGTATATCCGGGAAAGCGTCGGTAAAAAAGTGTTGTATTTTAAGTGATAGGCTTCGAGTAAAAAAGGATTTTCTAAAGCTAGTATAGCACAAAATGGTAATCAAATGGCTGCGAGTTAAATGTTAACCCATATGGAACGATTACATAAGTACCTGTTTACTTTTACGTCGGCACTTGCGGCATAAGAATTGGCAATCGGCCTAATTTAATCATTCAACATTCAACATTTATACTGACTACGTAGCGACCTACAAATTCTTCCATCATCATGTCTGCACTAGTGAAGAAAGCTGCCACGTCAAAGAAGCCAGCCGAACATCCCAAGTACAGCGATATGATCGCCGCCGCCATCGACGCACTGAAGGAACGGAACGGATCATCAAGGCAAGCCATCGTAAAGTACATCGCAGCTAATTTCAAAGTTGGGGACTCCGCTGATGTCCATGTCAAGCTTGCCCTGAAAAGGGGCGTCGTAGCCGAACAGCTCGTCCAAGTAAAAGGCACCGGAGCCAGTGGAAGCTTCAAGTTGGCCAAGAAGCCGGAGGCGCCCAAGAAAACAGTTGCTAAGAAACCAGCCGCGAAGCCTGCCGCCAAGAAGCCAGTGAAGAAAACTCCCACCAAAGCCACGAAAAAGCCTGCTGCGAAGAAGGCGGCAACGAAGAAACCAGCTGCCAAGAAACCAGTTGCCAAGAAACCTGCCGCCAAGAAGACGCCGACCAAGAAACCGGCTGCCAAGAAACCGGCTGCCAAGAAACCAGCTGCAAAGAAAGTCGCGAAGAAGTAGGAAGATTTAGTGCGACTGCAATTAGGATCTGAAACCAACGGCCCTTAAAAGGGCCACCCCAAATATTTTAAAAGAGACCATTCGTCACAATTGCAAAGCTTGTTGAACTGCACTCGATGCGTCAAGTACCTACATGGGCCCGCATTCCCCCAAGACCCCTAATTAGGCCTAATGGCCTCCGAAGAGGGGTAAAAAAGTTTATGCCATAGAATCAATGCCAACATGAAGGTCATCCAAATGGCTTCGACCATTTTATCATTGCCACAAAAGCATCCGAGATTGGATTGGAGCTAGTGGTGAAAAACGATACGTAACGCATCTGATATTTTACATAAATGTCCGTTTAACTACATTTGCCTAGAGTGCACATCACCTCGAAGTCTATATTTCATACCTTCTCGTGCAtacgatgatttgaagcgagatGGGTTTTGCCCATTAAACATGATTTTATTATGTTTTCACACTCTAATACAAAATTATAACAATGTTCGTTTCGGCCTCGTCACTGTTTTGCATCGTTTGTGGTAATCACTACCAAAACACGattcgagacaagaccactaatgaatattcataggttggggggtcgaggcctatcaattagacgagtgcatgtttttaactctcaagtacatatttggagaggtattgaaaaaatatttgttgtggcaagtctacagatataaagaaattatttgatgaaaaaattaatttcgaattttgctaattgggtaatagggggcgtgttttgagatttttctgccagttggctgaaaagagtggaaatatcaaagtctgtccaatttgtcgattatcaaaaaatgtctgtggtcaatcaccagtttatttttcaatatttacttgcccgactgtccggaataacataatctaaatttcagattcacaacaccacgcgttgcggtcaaacattgacaatttaactgctaaaaggcttaaaaaatcaatggtggtcttgtctcattcgCCTGGTCGCCATTAAGATGACGTCACGAGGTGGACCGCTCTCTCGGCTCACTCTACCAAACTTGGTTACATTGCAGCAGGCTGGACGATGTTTAGGAAATCACCACAATAACGTcattttgttcgagcattcCTGCTACATACATTTGAGTATACCATACAGCCAATGCACGTACGTGCAAGGGACGTCAATACTGGTAGAGCTATGCTAGGATAGTATGTCTGCCTTTGAGAATGGTCGGATTGAGAGAATCAACGGattatggccgggtctatttggcaagccgctcgccgaacagggatctttttttgtcctgtttggagagccgcttgccaaacagcactaaaaagccaccctgttcggccagccgggcttgccaaacaggtaaaaaatctaccctgttttgcgagctggagactttactttaatattaatgagttcggctctctattcaggacaagaaaaagtcgctgtttggtaagcctggcttgccaagtagtcacttccacgGATTATAGTGGCAACTCGTGTGAAACCTGTCCATAAGCATCAAAAGCAAAAATACGTATTTATCTATACTCTTGCTAAACGTATTTCATCCAGTATTCCTATTTGGGAAAAAACTTGTCGTATAGTGTGCATCCTATGAAATTATAGAACCACGCTTTCATGGGCACATTGCGTTCGGTCACGTCGAGACAGGGAAGGACTGGGGCTCGGTCTGCAGCCCACATCGGCCACATCATAATAAATATGGCGAATCGGCGATCACCTCTCACCTCCTTCTCAGGGCAGTAATATCTAAATACTACTACCCTGATACGTCTGTGTTACAAATCCGCGCTGGGTGCAAAAAACGCACTCATTTGGGTGTTCTAATTGGATAATGTATgtacaatgaaaaaaataaaaaaatgcaagtacaatgacatttttttaaaatgcaTACGCACGTCAcgtgattttaaccctttcctttcTTTCCTGTTTCAATGTGGCCATACTTTCTTAATAATGCAGGACAAAATATTTTCCATGATTGCCGCTGGCACCCTTGGCAAATCTGTACTCCGGGTATAAGGTCACCACGGTCAGAAGGCAGCCTGGGATGTCAATCAATAATGTTGGGGTATCGGATACGCTGCGTCTACCCTCGACCAAATCCAATTTCGCACTCCTTATCTCATATGCAATGCAAATGGGTTAATGCGAGGCTCCCGGACCATGTACTGACACTGACCGAGTCGAGAAGATCTTCATAAATAACTGGCTTGATATGCCACATTAAAGGCCTACTTCTCTACACATTCATCAAATTTCTTTGTGGCTAAAGTATCAAAGAAATAAACAGtgtcgtagtgcagttattatgcaggAAAATTCGATGAAAATGGGTATTTACAAAATGGGTGCTTTACGATACTGGGCAGTTTTCAAGAGTGGACATCACGAAATATG of Lineus longissimus chromosome 17, tnLinLong1.2, whole genome shotgun sequence contains these proteins:
- the LOC135500993 gene encoding histone H1, orphon-like; amino-acid sequence: MSALVKKAATSKKPAEHPKYSDMIAAAIDALKERNGSSRQAIVKYIAANFKVGDSADVHVKLALKRGVVAEQLVQVKGTGASGSFKLAKKPEAPKKTVAKKPAAKPAAKKPVKKTPTKATKKPAAKKAATKKPAAKKPVAKKPAAKKTPTKKPAAKKPAAKKPAAKKVAKKTRKSRCLRPTNSSIIMSALVKKAATSKKPAEHPKYSDMIAAAIDALKERNGSSRQAIVKYIAANFKVGDSADVHVKLALKRGVVAEQLVQVKGTGASGSFKLAKKPEAPKKTVAKKPAAKPAAKKPVKKTPTKATKKPAAKKAATKKPAAKKPVAKKPAAKKTPTKKPAAKKPAAKKPAAKKVAKK